From a region of the Geothrix sp. 21YS21S-2 genome:
- a CDS encoding sigma-54 dependent transcriptional regulator, with translation MPSNAPRILITDDQPDVRESLRLLLKSEGFRTDTAASPEAALAALDAGRPDLVLMDMNYSQDTTSGVEGLALLEGIQAREPGLPVIVMTAWGSIDLAVEAMRRGAKDFVQKPWENARLLATLRTHLELAAALRKSRRLEAENRILREGAPAIVAASEAMVHVMEMVRRIGPSDASVLITGENGTGKSLLAQALHAASSRSDKPLLTLNAGGLSEGVLESELFGHVKGAFTDARTERAGRFELADGGTLFLDEIANAPLALQAKLLRVLETGEFERVGSSRTLRADVRILSATNADLDAEVAAGRFRQDLRFRLDTIELRVPPLRERPEDILPLATRFLEEKAGRYRKAVAGFDAGAQKALLAHPWRGNVRELAHAVERSLLMAPGPWITAPDLLLGAKGAAAPALDDLSLEDMEALLIRKALARHGGATAAAEALGLSRSAMYRRMAKLGISA, from the coding sequence ATGCCCTCGAACGCCCCCCGCATCCTGATCACCGACGACCAGCCCGATGTTCGCGAGAGCCTGAGGCTCCTCCTGAAGTCCGAGGGCTTCAGGACCGACACCGCGGCCTCCCCGGAGGCCGCGCTCGCGGCCCTGGACGCGGGCCGGCCCGACCTGGTGCTCATGGACATGAACTACAGCCAGGACACGACTTCCGGCGTGGAGGGCCTGGCCCTGCTGGAGGGCATCCAGGCCCGGGAGCCCGGGCTTCCGGTGATCGTCATGACGGCCTGGGGCAGCATCGACCTGGCCGTGGAGGCCATGCGGCGCGGCGCCAAGGACTTCGTGCAGAAGCCCTGGGAGAACGCCCGGCTCCTGGCGACCCTGCGCACCCACCTGGAACTGGCCGCGGCCCTGCGGAAGAGCCGGCGCCTGGAGGCCGAGAACCGCATCCTGCGCGAGGGCGCGCCGGCCATCGTGGCCGCCTCGGAGGCCATGGTCCACGTGATGGAGATGGTGCGCCGCATCGGGCCCTCGGACGCCTCGGTGCTCATCACGGGCGAGAACGGAACGGGCAAGAGCCTCCTGGCCCAGGCCCTCCACGCCGCCAGCTCCCGGTCGGACAAGCCCCTGCTCACCCTCAACGCGGGCGGGCTCTCCGAAGGCGTGCTGGAGTCCGAGCTGTTCGGCCACGTCAAGGGCGCCTTCACCGACGCCAGGACGGAGCGCGCCGGGCGCTTCGAGCTGGCCGACGGCGGCACCCTCTTCCTGGACGAGATCGCCAACGCCCCGCTGGCCCTGCAGGCCAAGCTCCTGCGGGTGCTGGAGACCGGGGAGTTCGAGCGGGTGGGGTCGAGCCGCACCCTGCGCGCCGACGTGAGGATCCTCAGCGCCACCAACGCCGACCTGGACGCCGAGGTGGCCGCGGGGCGCTTCCGCCAGGACCTGCGCTTCCGGCTGGACACCATCGAGCTGCGCGTGCCCCCCCTGCGCGAGCGCCCCGAGGACATCCTGCCCCTGGCCACGCGCTTCCTGGAGGAGAAGGCCGGGCGCTACCGCAAGGCCGTCGCGGGCTTCGACGCCGGCGCCCAAAAGGCCCTGCTGGCCCACCCCTGGCGCGGCAACGTGCGCGAGCTGGCCCACGCCGTGGAGCGCAGCCTGCTCATGGCCCCCGGCCCGTGGATCACGGCCCCCGACCTGCTGCTGGGCGCGAAGGGCGCCGCGGCGCCCGCCCTGGACGACCTGAGCCTGGAGGACATGGAGGCTCTGCTCATCCGCAAGGCCCTGGCCCGCCACGGCGGGGCCACCGCGGCCGCGGAGGCCCTGGGCCTTTCCCGCAGCGCGATGTACCGCCGCATGGCCAAGCTCGGCATCTCCGCATGA
- a CDS encoding PAS domain-containing sensor histidine kinase encodes MTHDRRMQLQALLGALPAVALSGLLLARSPWPWPARALLLLAAAGAAWIAARSIRARVQRPLQTLSNLLAAIREGDYSFRAREPALADALGSVYHELNTLSELLQQQRMKAMEATALLRAVMAEIDVAVFAFDGDGLLRLVNRAGALLLGSPQERLLGRPASELGLAGALEGEASVLADMAFPGRAGRFELRRGTFRQGGRAHRLLVLSDLTRPLREEERKVWHRVIRVLGHEINNSLAPIQSLGESLIRILERQGEDWMDDARQGLGIIASRAQGLGRFMEGYTQLARLPEPRRAPADLESLARRVAGLEQRRQVRVLPGPPVTLQADGDQIAQALINLVRNAVDAGEGPVDLRWSLHPGAVEILVEDRGQGLPTGGNLFVPFFTTKSGGSGIGLVLSRQIAEAHGGSLVLANREDGPGARAVLRLPLDPDADASPAPGT; translated from the coding sequence ATGACCCACGACCGGCGGATGCAGCTCCAGGCCCTCCTGGGCGCGCTGCCCGCCGTGGCGCTCTCGGGGCTCCTCCTGGCGCGCAGCCCGTGGCCCTGGCCGGCCCGGGCCCTGCTCCTGCTGGCGGCGGCCGGGGCGGCGTGGATCGCCGCCCGCTCCATCCGCGCACGGGTGCAGCGTCCCCTGCAGACCCTCTCCAACCTCCTGGCCGCCATCCGCGAGGGCGACTACTCCTTCCGCGCACGGGAGCCGGCCCTGGCCGACGCCCTGGGCTCGGTGTACCACGAGCTCAACACCCTCAGCGAGCTCCTGCAGCAGCAGCGCATGAAGGCCATGGAGGCCACGGCGCTCCTGCGGGCGGTGATGGCCGAGATCGACGTGGCCGTTTTCGCCTTCGACGGGGACGGCCTGCTGCGGCTGGTGAACCGGGCCGGGGCGCTGCTGCTGGGCAGCCCCCAGGAGCGGCTCCTGGGCCGGCCCGCCTCCGAGCTGGGGCTGGCCGGGGCCCTGGAGGGCGAGGCCTCGGTGCTGGCCGACATGGCCTTCCCGGGGCGCGCCGGGCGCTTCGAGCTGCGCCGGGGCACCTTCAGGCAGGGGGGGCGCGCCCACCGGCTCCTGGTGCTCTCCGACCTCACCCGGCCCCTGCGGGAGGAGGAGCGCAAGGTGTGGCACCGGGTCATCCGCGTCCTGGGCCACGAGATCAACAACTCCCTGGCCCCCATCCAGTCCCTGGGCGAAAGCCTCATCCGCATCCTGGAGCGCCAGGGCGAGGACTGGATGGACGACGCGCGCCAGGGCCTGGGCATCATCGCCTCGAGGGCCCAGGGCCTGGGGCGGTTCATGGAGGGCTACACCCAGCTGGCGCGCCTGCCGGAGCCCCGCAGGGCCCCCGCCGACCTGGAGTCCCTGGCCCGGCGCGTGGCCGGGCTGGAGCAGCGCCGGCAGGTGCGGGTCCTCCCGGGCCCCCCCGTGACCCTGCAGGCCGACGGCGACCAGATCGCCCAGGCCCTCATCAACCTCGTGCGCAACGCCGTGGACGCCGGGGAAGGGCCCGTGGACCTGCGCTGGTCCCTGCACCCCGGCGCCGTGGAGATCCTCGTGGAGGACCGCGGCCAGGGCCTGCCCACCGGAGGGAACCTCTTCGTGCCCTTCTTCACCACCAAGTCCGGCGGCAGCGGCATCGGCCTGGTGCTGAGCCGCCAGATCGCCGAGGCCCACGGCGGGAGCCTGGTGCTGGCCAACCGCGAGGACGGACCCGGGGCCCGGGCCGTCCTGCGGCTGCCGCTGGACCCGGATGCCGACGCTTCTCCCGCCCCGGGAACCTGA
- a CDS encoding ABC transporter permease, with protein MTGLADDLKWALRSLARTPGFTVLAAVLLALGIGVNLAIFTLVDGTLLKPLPYGRPSGLVALWEQVPSRAILRDYFSAADFLDWQRESTRIRGMCALSTGAMNLSGDHEPERVRLGRVSWNFLDVLEVKPALGRGFLPEEDAPGAARVALLTHEFWRRHGGDPGLVGRSLRLDGNDVLVVGVLPPGFDLAHRVGRSEIFMPLALTGAERANRGRHWLTAVARLRDGVTAREAEEELRPVAARILAASPGLAHGQTVRVAPLRDEVVKDARGTLWALLGAVGFVLLIACSNVANLLLARGSRRSLELAVRSAMGAGRARMFRLLLAESFLLGLLGAALGWFAARMVLSSLAALLGLPPAAGGLPEALFALVLSLASALLSGLLPASRFSAVDPGPALRGGVRASGTPGQHRLAGLLVASETALATALLIGAGLLLRTLVHLQTVAPGFEPSAIIIQVSLPASRYPGNAAQGDFARRIQARLEAVPGVLGASVMDNLPLSGSMRQAGYDLEPGVPSQADQLAFCYRAAPGLFKALGVPLVRGRDFEPTDKDATIVTESFARRHWGAQDPLGRRVFIDAEDRHGMTVLGVAGDVRHESLAVPARPGFYMPLLDPGPAYITAPGLVLVVRAAAPPAALLPSFRQALREVDPDLPLGPVRTMADLMDLNRKDARARGILFGGFAVLALVLAGAGIFGVVSYLTGMRRREMGIRAALGADRFDLLGLVVGQGLRMVAAGGAAGLVLAFALARGLQSQLHGVGPLDPVAYGLAAGLVGLGGVLACLAPALRAARVDPAVALRAE; from the coding sequence ATGACCGGACTCGCCGACGACCTGAAATGGGCCCTCCGGTCCCTGGCGCGGACCCCCGGGTTCACGGTCCTGGCCGCGGTCCTGCTGGCGCTGGGCATCGGGGTGAACCTCGCCATCTTCACCCTGGTGGACGGCACCCTCCTCAAGCCCCTCCCCTACGGCAGGCCTTCGGGGCTGGTGGCCCTCTGGGAGCAGGTCCCCTCCCGGGCCATCCTGCGCGACTACTTCTCCGCCGCCGACTTCCTGGACTGGCAGCGGGAATCCACCCGGATCCGGGGCATGTGCGCGCTGAGCACCGGGGCGATGAACCTCTCCGGGGACCATGAGCCCGAGCGCGTGCGCCTGGGCCGGGTCTCCTGGAACTTCCTGGACGTGCTCGAAGTGAAGCCCGCCCTGGGCCGGGGCTTCCTGCCGGAGGAGGACGCCCCGGGCGCGGCCAGGGTGGCGCTCCTCACCCACGAGTTCTGGCGGCGCCACGGCGGCGATCCGGGCCTCGTGGGCCGGAGCCTGCGCCTGGACGGCAACGACGTCCTGGTCGTGGGCGTGCTGCCCCCGGGCTTCGACCTGGCCCACCGCGTGGGACGCTCGGAGATCTTCATGCCCCTGGCCCTGACCGGGGCCGAGCGCGCCAACCGCGGCCGCCACTGGCTCACCGCCGTGGCCCGGCTGCGGGACGGCGTCACGGCGCGGGAGGCCGAGGAGGAACTCAGGCCCGTCGCCGCCCGCATCCTGGCCGCATCGCCGGGCCTGGCCCACGGCCAGACGGTGCGCGTGGCGCCGCTGCGGGACGAGGTGGTCAAGGACGCCCGGGGCACCCTGTGGGCCCTCCTGGGGGCCGTGGGCTTCGTGCTGCTCATCGCCTGCTCCAACGTGGCCAACCTGCTCCTGGCCCGGGGCTCCCGCCGCAGCCTCGAGCTGGCGGTGCGCTCCGCCATGGGGGCGGGCCGCGCGCGGATGTTCCGCCTCCTCCTGGCGGAGAGCTTCCTCCTGGGCCTCCTGGGGGCCGCGCTGGGGTGGTTCGCGGCGCGGATGGTCCTGTCGAGCCTCGCGGCCCTCCTGGGGCTGCCCCCGGCCGCAGGCGGCCTCCCGGAGGCCCTCTTCGCCCTTGTGCTGTCCCTGGCCTCGGCCCTGCTTTCGGGGCTCCTGCCGGCCTCGCGCTTTTCCGCCGTGGATCCCGGTCCGGCCCTGAGGGGCGGCGTGCGCGCCTCGGGCACGCCCGGCCAGCACCGTCTCGCGGGCCTGCTGGTGGCATCCGAGACCGCCCTGGCCACGGCGCTGCTCATCGGCGCCGGCCTCCTCCTGCGCACCCTGGTCCACCTGCAGACCGTGGCCCCCGGCTTCGAACCCTCGGCCATCATCATCCAGGTGTCCCTCCCGGCCTCCAGGTACCCCGGCAACGCCGCCCAGGGGGACTTCGCCCGGCGCATCCAGGCCCGGCTGGAGGCCGTCCCCGGGGTGCTGGGCGCCTCGGTCATGGACAACCTCCCCCTTTCGGGCTCCATGCGCCAGGCCGGCTACGACCTGGAGCCGGGGGTGCCCTCCCAGGCCGACCAGCTGGCGTTCTGCTACCGGGCCGCCCCGGGCCTCTTCAAGGCCCTGGGCGTTCCGCTGGTGCGGGGCCGCGACTTCGAGCCCACCGACAAGGACGCCACCATCGTCACCGAGTCCTTCGCCCGGAGGCACTGGGGCGCCCAGGATCCGCTGGGGCGGAGGGTCTTCATCGACGCCGAGGACCGCCACGGCATGACCGTCCTGGGCGTCGCGGGCGACGTGCGGCACGAGTCGCTGGCCGTTCCCGCGCGGCCGGGCTTCTACATGCCCCTGCTGGACCCGGGCCCCGCCTACATCACGGCGCCCGGCCTGGTGCTGGTCGTCCGTGCCGCGGCGCCCCCCGCCGCGCTCCTGCCCTCCTTCCGGCAGGCCCTGCGGGAGGTGGATCCCGACCTGCCCCTGGGCCCGGTCCGCACCATGGCCGACCTCATGGACCTGAACCGCAAGGATGCCCGCGCCCGGGGCATCCTCTTCGGCGGGTTCGCCGTGCTGGCCCTGGTGCTGGCCGGCGCGGGGATCTTCGGGGTGGTGAGCTACCTCACCGGCATGCGCCGGCGGGAGATGGGCATCCGCGCGGCGCTCGGCGCGGACCGCTTCGACCTCCTGGGCCTGGTGGTGGGCCAGGGCCTGCGCATGGTGGCAGCGGGAGGCGCCGCGGGCCTCGTCCTGGCCTTCGCCCTGGCCCGGGGCCTCCAGTCCCAGCTCCACGGGGTGGGTCCCCTGGACCCGGTGGCCTACGGGCTGGCCGCGGGACTCGTGGGCCTGGGGGGCGTCCTGGCCTGCCTGGCCCCGGCCCTGCGCGCCGCGCGCGTGGACCCCGCCGTGGCCCTGCGCGCGGAGTAG